In Nitrosococcus halophilus Nc 4, the genomic stretch ACTTTGGTGATGGAGGCTGTTGCTTCAGCGATACCTTCGATGACACCCACTGACACTGCGCTTGCCCCCAGCACTGAAACCAAAAAAACGGGCAGCAGGCTGTGAATAAGCTCCGAGGAGGTGTCCATAAACAGGCTGACCAGGCCCAGTGTCCAAATACTTCTGGGAATGGCTGCTAGGCCAGAAGGAGGGGGAAACCCTGTTGGAGATGGTTTATTTGCCACTGCTCCGGATTAGATCTCTTGGATTGAAGGTGAGAAGTTCTAAACCCAGAGGGCTATTAAAGAACTATACAATAGTGAAAACATAGTTGCGTCATTAAGGCGTTAATAGGTTAATAATGGAGGAAGCTCCTTGGGAAAGTTATGCCTATCTCCCCAATGGGGAACCCGCATTTTGGCAAGCGGAGCTTGGTGATGAGCGATAAAAATCACAAAGGGCAACATCTTCGTATCACGGTGCCGCAAATTTTCATGGTAGTCGGGATTACTGCTGGTGTTGCCGTCACGCTACTCTTTTTGTGGTATGCGATACCCGTCTTGTTACTTGTTTTTGCGGGTATCTTATTGGCGATTTTGTTACATGGTTTGAGTGATTGGATCGCCCGACGTACTTTTCTTTCCTATGGCTGGTCATTGACCTTCGTCGTGCTTGATTTGATGACTCTTTTTGCTGTGGGTCTATCGTTAGTCGCTCCTGATGTTGCTGATCAAGCCTATCATCTGTCACAACAACTGCCCGAAGCATTAAAGCGTCTTGAGCAATATTTTGCCCAGTATACCTGGGGCCAAGAACTCCTTGCACTGATAGACAAGGATTTAATGCCTAGCAGAGAATTTATGTTGACTCAGGCGAGCAATATTTTTTCCTCTACATTAAATGTCCTGACCAGTTTTATTATCATTTTGTTTATTGGCCTTTATGGCGCCGCGCAGCCACGCTTGTATGTGGAGGGCATTACCCAACTTGTTCCTATTCGTAGGCGGCAACGAGTTCGGACGGTTCTGCATCAAGTGGGGCAGACCCTCCTGTGGTGGCTTTTTGGAAGAATGATTTCAATGACTATTGTGGGAATGTTGACCGTGCCCGGGTTGTGGTTGCTTGGTATTCCCCATATTTTGACGCTTGGCCTACTTGCGGGTCTTTTGACTTTTATTCCTTATATTGGTCCTGTGCTCTCGGTTGTGCCTGCTGCGCTTCTTGCCCTGTTACAGAGTCCAATACAGGTGGTTAATGTTTTATTGCTTTATCTTTTTCTACAATCCTTCGAGGGTTACCTACTCACTCCACTGGTACAAAAGCGCACGGTGGCAATGCCGCCAGTACTTACCATTTCGGTACAAGTGTTATTCGGTACCTTGCTTGGATTCTTTGGCCTGATGTTGGCAACGCCCCTGGTCGCAGCTTTGATGGTCTTGGTACGGATGCTGTACGTTGAAGATATATTGGGCAATTCGAGTAAAGAGAAGTTGTAAAAACGGGATCACCTCTTAAGCACAACCCCCCCCCTATTTTCTGCACTGCCTCATTGACAAAACTTTTGTCTGCTATCGTTATCATTTTTTATACCAATTCGTACTGACCCCGCATGTTATAATGAGGAGGTTTGAAAGCGAGTTTATGGGGAGGAGCGAGGTTGATGAGTCGCCGCCTAGAGCTAGAAATCACGGAGAGTGCCGAGGAATTAAAAGCGCTGCTTCACCAGCAGAGCGAGGTGAAACTCAAAGAACGAGTTCAGGCGTTATATTTGCTCAAGAGCGAGCAGGTCACCGAACTCAAAGCCTTGGGGAAAGTGCTAGGGCGCAATCCCTCCACCCTTTATCGCTGGTTTGAGGGGTATCGGGCCCGAGGGTTAGCAGGCTTGCTTGAGCTTGGGACGGCGCATAATGGGCGTGCCCGAGCTATACCGCCGGCGGTGGAGCAGGCCTTAAAGCAGCGTTTGAAAGAACCGCCGGGTTTTAAGAGCTATGGGGCGATTCAACAGTGGCTGAGGGAAGAATACGGGTTGCAGATTAAGTATAAAACGGTACATCAGACAGTACGTTACCGGCTCAAAGCCAAGCTCAAAGTGGCGCGCCCGAGCCACCTTCATCGAGAGGAAGCGGCGGGGGTGGACTTTAAAAAAAACTCCCGCGGCGCCTAGAAGTTTTGCCGGTCCTCTACGGGGCGGAAGACCCCGCTTTAGCGGTGCGGTATTGGTGTTACGATGAGACGCGCTTTGGGCTTAAAACCATCCCTCGGCGACTGATTACGTTGACCGGCACCAAGCCCCTAGCGCCGGTGCAATGGCAATTTAAAGCCTTCTATCTCTATGGGGCGGTGGAGCCGCTGAGCGGGGAAAGCTTCTTTTTGGAGTTCTCTCATCACGATAGCGACTGTTTTCAGATTTATTTGGATCACCTCGCTCAACGCTATCCCCACGCTCTCCATATCGTTCAACTTGATAATGCCAGCTCTCATTGGGCCAAGAAGCTGGAGTTGCCTGAGAATATCGTGTTGATGTTCCAGCCTCCCTATAGCCCCGAGCTCAACCCTATCGAGCGACTTTGGCAACACATGAAAGATCAGCTCAGTTGGGTTCTCTTTAGCACACTGGACTCCCTTCGACAGACTGTCGGGGAAATCCTCCAGGACCTCACTCCACAAACGATTCGTTCTTTAACCGGTTACCCCTTTATCCTCTCCGCTTTAAAGCATGCAAATATTTAAAGAAATGGTATTATGCGCTAAAAAAAAGTGCAATGATGATTTTTGTGTTTTTGCCCTATAGATTACGTGAAATGCCCCATTCAAACTTATCTTGATAGGAAGTATTTTCTTAAAATGTTGTTTTTTATATAAAATATAATTTGGCATGAATTGTGATTATTTTATTTTGTCAGCGACAGAAGCGGCTGTGATAGGAAGGAGTAGTGCCATGATGAGAAGACAAACCGGTTTTCGTTGTGGGCTCAAAGAGGATGATATTTTATGACCCGTGAAGGTCGTGTGGGGTTTTTTGATACACGGCGGGAAGTGGAAGTCATGTATCAGCGCTATAGGTGTAAGCAAGCGATGGTGTTCCCAAACAGGAACGGGGATGAAAAGCGGCAGGCCTAATTCTCTATCGAGGTTTTTGTTCATGTTTTGAAATCGCAGGCTATATAAACTGTGCTTATCCTCTCTCTCCCCTTAATTTGTTATGGAAAACAATTTTTAATTCTTGCTGCGGCACAAGGAGGTGCCGCTGTTTTTTTACCCGCTTAGGATACATTCGTCGTTGCCTAGATTTGGTTCTAATTTATACGCTAGGGTGAAAACCGTCAAAGAGTATCTATGATAAAGACTGGAGAGACGAAAAATGAATTGGGATGAAGAGAAAGAGGCAATATTTTATCGTGTGATTACGGATGGTGATAGGCAATATTCGATCTGGCCAGAGGACAGGGCCATCCCCAAGGGATGGCATACTACCGGGGAAGTGGGGAGCAAAGAAGAATGCTTTGATTACATCAAGGAAATATGGCTCCAAATGAGTCCTTTGAACCATGGTAAATCATTTGTGGAGGAATCTAATAGCAATGGCAGAGATTTTCTAAAAAGAGAAAGACTGTAGTGATGATTTTTTTCTTTTTTGACTTATAGAGTGTTTGAAATACCCAATTTAAATTTATCGTAGTGAGAAATTTTTATTTTAATTTTTTATTTCCTTTAATAAATATAGTTTGGCGCGAGTTATGACTATTGTTTGTTAGCTGCCAAGGTTCTTCTCTCATGCTTTAAAGTGGCAGGTTCAGATAGGTGTTGCGTTTTTGGCCATATACGGGCAGTGCCCCTAAGTAGGACGAATAAGTGCAGCGCATCCGCGAAACCCACCCCTTGCAATGGTGGAGGCGCCCTGCTTATTCTCTCTACCGGAGTTATTGCAAATACCCACCGCAACCAACCCAAGAGAGCTCTCTGCAGGGGATAGGAATTGCGGCATTTGCCGTATTCAAAGAAGATTATTTCCCTTTGCCTTGCTTTCCGGTTTAGTAAACTCGCTATTTATTGCTGGTTTACTGTTCCCCCTTTCCGCCTGGGCGGCGCAGTCCGATGGAGAGGACAAGGCTGTTGTGGAGATGGATTCGACATCGACAATGAAACTGGCCCAAGGGGAGGGGGTGAAAAAAGAAGGCGGAGCAGGGAGGAGTGAGCTCGCGCCTATGGTGGTGAGGGGAACACTGGGCGAGCAGCCCACTTACCAAGTAGACACCTCCACGGCGGGGACCAAGTTTCCATTGGAAATCAACCGCGTGCCCCAAAGCATCCAAGTAATTACCGAGGATGCTTTTGAAGACCAAAATGCTCGCAGTATCGGCGATATCATGAAACAGGTGCCTTCGGCCAACGTATTCGGGTCGCGTTTTAGTCGTTTTCCAAGCGTTAATATTCGAGGGTTTAGAAGTGACTAGACTCGCAATGGCATCCGGCAACTATTTTTTTCAGGGATCGATTTTTCTGCTCTCAGCCATATTCAGAGCATGGAGGTATTGAAAGGGCCGGGCAGCACCGTCTTTGGACAAAACGGCAATGGGGGGGAGCTCTCAATATCGTCACCAAACGCCCTTACGAGCGGTTGGGGGCCGAAGTGAGTTTCACCCGCGGGGGCTGGGAGGGATTTGACGGCGACCTTACCAGTGGTCAATGGGACTTCAACGTCCCCTTAATGTCGAGCGGGGCCTTGAAAGTACGCTTTACTGGCGAGGTGGAGCGCACCGACTCCTTCATCAATTTTCAGGATTTGGACCGGATCTGGTTCAACCGAATCAATGTTCCTGACATCGATGCGCTGAATCCGACGTTTCTCGCCGCAGCGCCGGAGATCAACCCTGGCATCATTACCTTTGGCCAGAATTTCGACGTTTGGGCGGCTACCTTTCAGGATGTGGTGTCGATTACTCCTTACTTTGATTTGATGGGCGGTTTCCGCTACACCAAGGTCAGCGGAGTACCTCGGGGAAACTTGGTAAGGCGAGTGAGATCGGGAGAAAGCGAAGTCGACAATACTTCTTTTCAAATCGGCGGCACCTTACATGTTACTGATTCAATTCATGTTTTCTC encodes the following:
- a CDS encoding helix-turn-helix domain-containing protein; this encodes MSRRLELEITESAEELKALLHQQSEVKLKERVQALYLLKSEQVTELKALGKVLGRNPSTLYRWFEGYRARGLAGLLELGTAHNGRARAIPPAVEQALKQRLKEPPGFKSYGAIQQWLREEYGLQIKYKTVHQTVRYRLKAKLKVARPSHLHREEAAGVDFKKNSRGA
- a CDS encoding IS630 family transposase — encoded protein: MPVLYGAEDPALAVRYWCYDETRFGLKTIPRRLITLTGTKPLAPVQWQFKAFYLYGAVEPLSGESFFLEFSHHDSDCFQIYLDHLAQRYPHALHIVQLDNASSHWAKKLELPENIVLMFQPPYSPELNPIERLWQHMKDQLSWVLFSTLDSLRQTVGEILQDLTPQTIRSLTGYPFILSALKHANI
- a CDS encoding MbtH family protein; this encodes MNWDEEKEAIFYRVITDGDRQYSIWPEDRAIPKGWHTTGEVGSKEECFDYIKEIWLQMSPLNHGKSFVEESNSNGRDFLKRERL
- a CDS encoding AI-2E family transporter, with protein sequence MSDKNHKGQHLRITVPQIFMVVGITAGVAVTLLFLWYAIPVLLLVFAGILLAILLHGLSDWIARRTFLSYGWSLTFVVLDLMTLFAVGLSLVAPDVADQAYHLSQQLPEALKRLEQYFAQYTWGQELLALIDKDLMPSREFMLTQASNIFSSTLNVLTSFIIILFIGLYGAAQPRLYVEGITQLVPIRRRQRVRTVLHQVGQTLLWWLFGRMISMTIVGMLTVPGLWLLGIPHILTLGLLAGLLTFIPYIGPVLSVVPAALLALLQSPIQVVNVLLLYLFLQSFEGYLLTPLVQKRTVAMPPVLTISVQVLFGTLLGFFGLMLATPLVAALMVLVRMLYVEDILGNSSKEKL